TTGACAGTTCCAAGGGGTGTATCGAGACGTTCCGCGATCAGCGAGTGAGATAAACCATCGTAATATGAAAGACGGATAACATCGCGATGCGCTGGCGTTAGCCTATTCAATGCGGAGACAATCTGATCTTTTGCTTCGGCGTTAGACCAGTCGCTATCAGGACTCCCATTGTGATTCGCAGGCAATGTGTCTAGTATGGTGTCGTCAAGTGTAGTTTCCGCGCGGCGCGCTTTGTACTGTTTGGATCGGGTACGATCAATTGCCAGATGCCGGCTCATAGTAGTCAACCAGGCAAGGACACTTCCACGGGCGAGATCATATGAGCCTGCCTGTTGCCAAAGCTTAAAAAACACTTCCTCTGTTATCTCTTCAGCATCTGCTTCGTTCTGTACGATGCTGAGGGCCAATGAGTACACAAATCTTCCCCGGCGATCATACAACGAAGATAAAGCCGTCTGATCACCAAGTTTGATCAGACGAATCAGCAACTCGTCCATACTGCCGGCAGAAGTATCTGGATTCTTAGTATCATTCATAATTAATACG
This is a stretch of genomic DNA from Candidatus Zixiibacteriota bacterium. It encodes these proteins:
- a CDS encoding sigma-70 family RNA polymerase sigma factor → MNDTKNPDTSAGSMDELLIRLIKLGDQTALSSLYDRRGRFVYSLALSIVQNEADAEEITEEVFFKLWQQAGSYDLARGSVLAWLTTMSRHLAIDRTRSKQYKARRAETTLDDTILDTLPANHNGSPDSDWSNAEAKDQIVSALNRLTPAHRDVIRLSYYDGLSHSLIAERLDTPLGTVKSRIREAVIQLRKHLKVEA